A genomic region of Papaver somniferum cultivar HN1 chromosome 7, ASM357369v1, whole genome shotgun sequence contains the following coding sequences:
- the LOC113296079 gene encoding uncharacterized protein LOC113296079: MGGQGAQTNKDLQDTQKKQQTHIDKTNQDVLDMKEQLNQILLQLQNVNNKDSNQGESFVAPAEGSIVPAVNQLTENRSFNNYNQFPNLYFPRFDGTNPKGWIQKCERFFLLHNIREETQKVQMAAVHMDGKAERWNFNLQTHRFILCWFELAEQACFRFENTSNDNIVGMFNKLAHTTTVYEFFDEFEVGRSLMMTIHPEFPERYYVMSFIGDLKEEIKYNVLMFNPTTLMRDFALARLQEHSLPNQQKQSKPTPNFFSNSFSMGKKNYQSSFPPKPLSIPLSIPKPPLPPLTPKTSPTHPPIKRLTPEQLKIIKAQGLFYNCDEVYRRGHEEESASPVDSDIEISLHALTGTHSSETIRIPGVLNKHSISILIDTGSTHSFIDSSLAQKLNYNVQPTSHMAVTVANGDKTVSSGIFKSLNWFMQGHSFSADLRLPPLGGCDIVLGVDWLRLMGNVLFNFTTLTVSFIYQDTEISLTGISNSPLLKKNPHGLCAQLSSISDAPSPSPPPPKVAALLQDFQDVFEEPSTLPPHRSLDHTIPLKPNSTPVNQRPYKCPYVQKSVIEDLIQDMLHQGIIQPSHDPFASPILLVKKKDNNWIFCVDYRILNDIIIKDKFPIPIIDELLDELHGVAVFTKIDLSKPLTELLKKNAFVWSAAATNAFNQLKLEMTTTHVLALPDFSKNRNKHENTFPAGLLQPLLIPDQAWQYISMDFIEGLPKSEHKDGILVVVDRLTKYSHFIVLQHPYTAVTVAKAFLHHIFKLHGLPSSIISDRDKVFTTTIEEYLTHRNAMLDILKESLSGAQDRMKFFAD; the protein is encoded by the exons ATGGGAGGACAAGGAGCTCAAACTAATAAGGATTTACAGGATACTCAGAAGAAACAACAAACCCATATTGATAAAACTAATCAAGATGTGTTGGACATGAAGGAACAGCTGAATCAAATTCTTTTGCAATTACAGAATGTAAATAACAAAGATAGTAATCAAGGGGAATCGTTTGTTGCACCAGCGGAGGGAAGTATTGTACCAGCTGTTAATCAACTCACTGAGAATCGAAGTTTCAACAATTacaatcaatttcctaatctatACTTTCCTAGATTCGACGGTACCAATCCTAAAGGGTGGATTCAAAAGTGTGAAAGATTTTTTCTCCTTCACAATATCAGAGAGGAGACTCAGAAAGTGCAGATGGCAGCGGTGCACATGGATGGCAAAGCTGAGAGGTGGAATTTTAACTTACAAACTCATAGATTTATCTTGTGTTGGTTTGAATTAGCAGAACAAGCCTGTTTTCGTTTTGAAAACACATCTAATGACAACATCGTGGGTATGTTTAATAAATTAGCTCACACAACTACAGTATATGAGTTTTTTGATGAGTTTGAGGTTGGTAGATCTTTAATGATGACCATACACCCTGAATTTCCTGAAAGGTATTATGTGATGAGTTTCATTGGAGATCTTAAGGAGGAAATCAAATATAATGTGCTAATGTTCAACCCCACTACCCTCATGAGAGATTTTGCTCTAGCAAGACTGCAGGAACACTCCTTACCTAACCAACAAAAACAGTCAAAACCCACACCAAATTTTTTCTCCAACTCTTTTTCCATGGGTAAGAAGAATTACCAGTCTAGTTTTCCACCAAAGCCCTTATCCATCCCTCTTTCAATTCCCAAACCACCACTTCCACCTCTTACTCCTAAGACAAGCCCCACCCACCCTCCCATTAAAAGACTTACCCCTGAACAACTCAAAATCATAAAAGCTCAAGGACTTTTCTATAATTGTGATGAGGTGTATAGACGGGGTCAT GAAGAAGAGTCTGCCTCTCCAGTGGACAGTGATATTGAGATTTCTCTACATGCCCTTACTGGTACTCATTCTAGTGAAACAATTAGAATCCCTGGTGTGCTTAACAAACATTCTATTTCTATTCTCATAGACACTGGTAGTACCCACAGCTTTATTGACTCTTCTTTGGCTCAGAAATTAAACTACAATGTACAACCTACTTCTCATATGGCTGTCACTGTGGCTAATGGTGACAAAACAGTCAGTTCAGGCATTTTCAAGTCATTAAACTGGTTCATGCAGGGTCATTCATTCTCTGCAGATTTGAGGTTACCACCTTTGGGTGGCTGTGATATAGTTCTGGGTGTTGACTGGCTCAGACTTATGGGTAATGTTCTCTTCAATTTTACTACTTTGACAGTTTCCTTCATATATCAGGACACTGAAATTTCTCTTACTGGTATTTCTAATTCTCCACTTCTTAAAAAAAATCCACATGGACTTTGTGCACAGTTATCCTCCATTTCTGATGCACCCTCTCCCTCACCACCTCCACCTAAAGTTGCAGCTTTATTGCAAGACTTTCAAGATGTTTTTGAAGAACCTTCAACACTTCCACCTCATAGGAGTCTTGACCACACTATTCCTCTCAAACCCAATTCCACTCCAGTTAACCAAAGGCCTTACAAGTGCCCTTATGTTCAAAAATCTGTCATTGAGGACTTGATCCAAGACATGTTACATCAAGGCATCATTCAGCCAAGCCACGATCCATTTGCCTCTCCCATTTTATTGGTCAAGAAAAAGGACAACAACTGGATATTTTGTGTTGACTATAGAATATTAAATGATATCATCATTAAGGATAAGTTCCCCATTCCTATAATTGATGAACTTTTGGATGAGCTACATGGTGTTGCAGTCTTCACAAAGATTGATCTCAG CAAGCCCTTAACTGAATTGTTGAAGAAAAATGCTTTTGTATGGTCTGCAGCTGCTActaatgctttcaatcaactcaaaCTGGAAATGACTACTACTCATGTCTTAGCACTTCCAGATTTTTCAAAAAAC AGGAATAAGCATGAAAACACTTTCCCTGCTGGTCTTCTACAGCCACTTCTTATCCCTGATCAAGCCTGGCAATATATCTCCATGGATTTCATTGAGGGTCTTCCCAAGAGTGAGCACAAAGATGGTATCTTAGTGGTGGTTGATAGGTTAACAAAATACAGTCATTTCATTGTACTTCAACACCCTTATACTGCAGTTACTGTAGCTAAAGCTTTCTTACATCACATTTTCAAGTTGCATGGTTTACCCTCCTCCATCATCTCTGACAGGGACAAGGTCTTCACAA CTACTATTGAGGAGTATCTTACTCACAGGAATGCTATGCTTGACATACTCAAGGAATCCCTGTCTGGTGCTCAAGATAGAATGAAGTTCTTTGCAGATTAG